The genomic DNA GCGCGACGTCGCGCTCTCGGCGAGATCGAGGCCGAGATCCACCTCCTCGACGAGCACGTGCAGACGATCCGCCCCGAGCGGCTCGCCCGCCGGCACGTCGGTCCCGCCGATCGCGCGGTCGTCGCCCTGTGCGGCGTGCAGACCAACCAGTTCCCCCGCGCGGCGGACCTCGCGCGGCGATTCCGCGCGGCGGGGGTACCCGTGATGATCGGCGGCTTCCACGTCTCCGGGAGCGTCGCGGAGAGCGGGGGTGCGCTTCCGCTCGAGTGCCGGGACCTCGTGGTCGAGGGGATCACGCTCGTGAAGGGCGAGGTGGAGACGTGCTGGGAGGATCTCCTTCGCGACGCGCTCCACGGGGCGCTCGCGCCGTTCTACGACGTCAAGGAACGCCCGTCCCTCGCCGATTCGCCGGTTCCCGAGATCGACCACGACCTCATGGCGCGGTTCGCCTTCCCGAGGATGGGGACGATCGACGCGGGGCGGGGATGCCCGTACCGCTGCAGCTTCTGCACGATCATCGCGGTGCAGGGGAACACGATGCGGTATCGCCCCGCCGCCCTCATCCGGGAGCGGATGCGGGCCAACGCCGCCTCCGGCGTGGATTACTACTTCTTCACCGACGACAACTTCGCGCGCAATCCGGCGTGGGAGGAGATCTTCGACGCGATCGTCGCGCTTCGCCGCGACGAGGGGATCGACGTCCAGTTCATGATGCAGGTGGACGCGCTCGCGTACCGGATCCCGCGGTTCGCCGAGAAGGCGGCGGCGGCCGGATGCAGCCAGGTCTTCATCGGCATGGAGACCCTGAACCCCGCGAACCTGGCCGCCGCGGGGAAGACCCAGAACCACGCCGGGGACTACCGCGGCATGATCGACGCCTGGCACGCGCACGGCATCGCGTGCCACGTCGGTTACATCATCGGGTTCCCGTTCGACACCCCCGAAAGCGTGCGCGAGGACGTGCGGCGCCTGCGCGACGAGATCGGCGTGGACCAGGCGTCGTTCTTCATGCTCATGCCCCTTCCCGGCTCGCTCGACCACGCGGAG from Candidatus Polarisedimenticolaceae bacterium includes the following:
- a CDS encoding radical SAM protein yields the protein MRLGVVPQGTPPPEGVRRLHVLLINPSKYDDEGYVLRFLRGVLPSNTLAALAALTRDVARRRALGEIEAEIHLLDEHVQTIRPERLARRHVGPADRAVVALCGVQTNQFPRAADLARRFRAAGVPVMIGGFHVSGSVAESGGALPLECRDLVVEGITLVKGEVETCWEDLLRDALHGALAPFYDVKERPSLADSPVPEIDHDLMARFAFPRMGTIDAGRGCPYRCSFCTIIAVQGNTMRYRPAALIRERMRANAASGVDYYFFTDDNFARNPAWEEIFDAIVALRRDEGIDVQFMMQVDALAYRIPRFAEKAAAAGCSQVFIGMETLNPANLAAAGKTQNHAGDYRGMIDAWHAHGIACHVGYIIGFPFDTPESVREDVRRLRDEIGVDQASFFMLMPLPGSLDHAELVRRGEWMEPDLNRFDSFHPTTRHPRMSATEWFASFRQAWRDFYTVDAMKAILARANARTYWGLFKNFVWYRYAAFVEDTPPMLCGFVRFKSRRERRLGLPVEPWLRHLRARTLDRVRWARRVAALYFEMQEVWLATRGRVRFEAKVGAWKSALGRANLLAIRETTRRQLDAYWSGTWAAVRRGRLYRVNPLALSWNLLRDARLCLGFNLSMLAGHRR